The following proteins are encoded in a genomic region of Methanobrevibacter sp.:
- a CDS encoding endoglucanase yields the protein MEKSNVIISIIIVVCIAAGVAAYGLTNSDNAVFSDLAGMGSDGGESNGLNHSNNSGIHIETGTGSGSGSGTGSGSGSGSGSGSGSGSGSHVTPKPKPTPSSGISDVQAQKIVEDHILQQGCHAGTPVKTSNGWNVPIINDAGKQVGYMLVSFSGQIIEGAGG from the coding sequence ATGGAAAAATCTAATGTAATTATTTCTATTATTATAGTAGTTTGTATTGCTGCAGGAGTAGCTGCATATGGATTGACAAATAGTGATAATGCTGTTTTCTCAGATTTAGCAGGCATGGGTTCTGATGGCGGAGAAAGCAACGGATTAAATCATAGTAATAATAGTGGAATACATATTGAAACCGGTACAGGATCCGGAAGCGGTTCTGGTACAGGATCCGGAAGTGGATCCGGAAGCGGCTCAGGCAGTGGATCTGGAAGTGGATCACACGTAACACCAAAACCTAAACCAACACCAAGCAGTGGAATAAGTGATGTTCAAGCACAAAAAATTGTTGAAGACCACATTTTACAACAAGGATGCCATGCTGGAACTCCTGTAAAAACATCAAATGGATGGAATGTTCCAATTATAAATGATGCTGGAAAACAAGTTGGATACATGTTGGTTTCCTTTAGTGGACAAATTATCGAAGGTGCTGGTGGATAA
- a CDS encoding TIGR00375 family protein, whose amino-acid sequence MLVNADFHVHSCFSMASSKDMLIKNMAPKSKLKGLQLLGTGDAFHPGWLDIIEETTTETNEGIYSFDDMDFVLTTEVEGKNRIHHLIIIPSLDIAREISDKLKSKNKNTDGRPRAPYTGAELRDLVKEYDCLIGPAHAFTPWTGMYKRFNSVYDCYEAEPDFVELGLSADTFMADTVAELKNFTFLTNSDAHSPWPHRLGREFNQIEFEDMSYSSIKKAIKHHDVKANYGMIPNLGKYHMTACTKCYKLVDPSIAKENKMKCSCGGTIKKGVDFRISEIADYNEPKHPDFRPPYIHLMPLAELISSVYDKGVTTKTVQGKWQALIDSFGTEIDVLINTPIEDIEKVDSSIAPGIEGFRNKTLDIIPGGGGQYGKISFDKKLEKREEESLTTLDSFSK is encoded by the coding sequence ATGTTAGTGAATGCTGATTTTCATGTTCATAGCTGTTTTTCAATGGCTAGTTCTAAAGATATGCTTATTAAGAATATGGCTCCAAAATCCAAATTAAAAGGTTTGCAGCTTTTAGGAACTGGAGATGCATTTCATCCTGGATGGCTCGACATTATTGAGGAGACAACAACCGAGACTAATGAGGGCATCTATTCATTTGATGATATGGATTTTGTTCTAACTACTGAAGTTGAGGGAAAGAATCGTATTCATCATTTAATTATTATTCCATCTTTAGATATTGCTCGTGAAATTTCTGATAAACTCAAATCCAAAAATAAGAATACTGACGGTCGTCCAAGAGCGCCTTATACTGGTGCAGAACTTAGGGATTTGGTTAAGGAGTATGATTGTCTAATTGGTCCTGCTCATGCTTTTACTCCTTGGACTGGCATGTATAAACGTTTCAACAGTGTTTATGATTGTTATGAGGCCGAGCCTGATTTTGTTGAACTGGGGTTGTCTGCAGATACTTTCATGGCGGATACTGTAGCTGAACTTAAGAACTTTACATTTCTTACAAACTCCGATGCTCATTCTCCATGGCCTCATAGGTTAGGTCGTGAATTTAATCAAATAGAGTTTGAAGATATGTCATATTCATCCATTAAAAAGGCAATAAAACACCATGATGTTAAAGCAAATTATGGTATGATTCCTAACTTAGGCAAATATCACATGACTGCCTGTACTAAATGCTACAAATTGGTCGATCCATCAATTGCAAAGGAAAATAAAATGAAATGCAGCTGCGGGGGAACAATAAAGAAAGGAGTTGACTTCAGAATATCTGAAATTGCAGATTATAATGAACCGAAGCATCCTGATTTCAGGCCTCCATATATCCATCTAATGCCTTTGGCAGAGCTCATTTCCTCTGTTTATGATAAGGGAGTAACCACAAAAACAGTTCAGGGCAAGTGGCAGGCATTAATAGATAGTTTTGGAACAGAAATCGATGTACTTATCAATACTCCGATTGAAGATATTGAAAAAGTAGATTCTTCCATTGCTCCAGGAATTGAAGGGTTTAGAAATAAAACATTGGATATCATTCCTGGTGGTGGAGGCCAGTATGGGAAAATATCCTTTGACAAAAAACTAGAAAAAAGAGAAGAGGAGAGCTTAACCACTCTCGACTCATTTAGCAAGTAA
- a CDS encoding ArsR/SmtB family transcription factor has product MSSHDICEIKSIRSELLDEISQKMKNDDLIQKTCDLFKILGDPNRIKIILALKYGELCVCELSLLLDMSQSSVSHQLRHLRNANIVKFRKENKQIFYKLIDDKILEIIKEGEEYEP; this is encoded by the coding sequence ATGAGTTCCCATGATATATGTGAAATTAAAAGTATACGATCAGAACTACTAGATGAAATTTCACAAAAAATGAAAAATGATGATTTAATCCAAAAAACATGTGACTTATTCAAAATATTGGGAGATCCAAATAGGATAAAAATAATTTTGGCATTGAAATATGGCGAATTATGTGTTTGTGAACTATCCCTATTATTAGATATGAGCCAATCAAGCGTTTCGCATCAATTAAGACATTTGAGAAATGCAAATATTGTAAAATTTAGAAAAGAAAATAAACAAATTTTCTATAAATTAATTGATGACAAGATACTTGAAATCATAAAAGAGGGGGAAGAATATGAGCCATGA
- a CDS encoding cation-translocating P-type ATPase, protein MSHEHNHEHEHHHKHEHHHHEEDSCSSEGGCACCDGSILENIDEEEKQSKKPLLIFVAGLIIIGIGYLTELIYPTNDLISQIIFLIAAISVGKDIIIYGLKQASHGHVKIQFLVTIATVGAFLLGSGEEGALLMVLFYLGEYLEEYSLNKSKSSIFNLVKLTPDTAMIKHGDHEHEKAVKDLKIGDIVVVKPGDKIPIDGIIVKGQSSVNQASITGESVPVSKTINDEVYASTINEDGYLEIEVTKESGDTIFAKIIDLIKNSEENKAKIDLFIDRFAEVYTPIVVVLAILVAIIPAILGYSIYEWTYRALTLLVIACPCALVISTPVSIVSAITKGTKNGIIIKGGEFIEELSRIREILFDKTGTLTEGNLKINEINSNSDYTEEELVEIACSIEAQSSHPIANTFNEYRRENNIKLLNVENFESIAGKGLKGTINNITYYIGKKTLFNSNISVNNGTEVLIGTEKEVLGLITLTDKIRPESKSTIDSLKKLDIKTAMITGDNENTAEKVADKLDLDNYYADLLPEDKVKIVEESVEKYGDVAMVGDGVNDTPSLAMANVGIAMGLEGADVAIETADIVLLEDKLSKIVLLIKLARRTMSKIKFNVAFCLIVKIALMILGVAGCINLWEAVLIGDMGITLIVVGNSLLLAK, encoded by the coding sequence ATGAGCCATGAACATAATCATGAACACGAACACCACCATAAACATGAACACCATCATCATGAAGAGGATAGCTGTTCCTCAGAGGGAGGGTGTGCATGCTGTGATGGATCAATTCTTGAAAATATCGACGAAGAAGAAAAGCAATCTAAAAAACCATTATTAATATTTGTAGCTGGTTTGATAATAATCGGAATCGGATATTTAACTGAATTAATCTATCCCACAAATGACCTAATAAGTCAAATAATATTTTTAATAGCCGCAATATCCGTTGGAAAAGACATAATCATTTATGGTTTGAAGCAGGCAAGTCATGGACATGTAAAAATCCAATTTCTAGTTACAATAGCTACAGTGGGAGCATTTCTTTTAGGATCTGGAGAAGAAGGAGCTCTATTGATGGTTTTATTCTACCTTGGAGAATATTTGGAAGAATATTCCCTAAACAAATCCAAAAGTTCAATATTTAACTTAGTGAAACTAACCCCTGACACTGCAATGATCAAGCATGGTGACCACGAACATGAAAAAGCAGTTAAGGATTTGAAAATAGGAGACATTGTTGTTGTAAAACCGGGAGATAAAATTCCAATAGACGGAATAATAGTGAAAGGTCAAAGTTCTGTAAATCAGGCATCAATTACAGGAGAGAGCGTTCCAGTATCAAAAACAATTAACGATGAGGTTTATGCTTCAACAATAAATGAAGACGGATATCTGGAAATAGAGGTAACAAAGGAATCTGGAGATACCATATTTGCAAAAATTATTGACCTGATAAAGAATTCAGAGGAAAATAAGGCGAAGATTGATTTATTTATTGATAGATTTGCAGAAGTTTATACTCCAATTGTAGTGGTTTTAGCCATTTTGGTTGCTATCATACCAGCAATATTAGGCTATTCAATCTATGAATGGACCTATAGGGCACTTACATTGCTTGTAATCGCTTGTCCTTGTGCACTTGTAATCTCCACCCCTGTTTCAATAGTATCTGCAATTACCAAAGGTACAAAAAATGGAATTATCATAAAAGGTGGGGAATTCATAGAGGAACTTTCAAGAATTAGAGAAATCCTATTTGATAAAACAGGAACTTTAACAGAAGGCAATCTGAAAATCAATGAAATAAACAGCAATTCCGATTACACTGAAGAAGAACTTGTTGAGATAGCATGTTCAATTGAAGCCCAATCCAGCCATCCTATTGCAAATACATTTAATGAATATAGGCGCGAAAACAATATAAAACTTTTAAATGTTGAAAATTTCGAATCAATAGCTGGAAAAGGTCTGAAGGGAACTATAAATAATATAACCTATTACATCGGGAAAAAAACTTTATTCAACAGCAATATTTCTGTGAATAATGGTACTGAAGTGTTAATCGGGACTGAAAAGGAAGTTTTAGGTTTGATTACACTTACTGACAAAATAAGGCCTGAAAGTAAATCCACAATTGATTCCCTTAAAAAACTTGATATAAAAACCGCAATGATTACGGGAGACAATGAAAATACTGCAGAAAAAGTAGCCGACAAACTCGATTTGGATAACTATTATGCTGACTTACTTCCAGAGGATAAGGTAAAAATAGTTGAAGAGTCCGTTGAAAAATACGGGGATGTGGCGATGGTTGGTGATGGGGTTAACGATACTCCTTCACTAGCTATGGCCAATGTAGGTATTGCAATGGGTCTTGAAGGAGCAGATGTAGCTATTGAAACAGCAGATATTGTTTTGCTTGAGGACAAACTGTCCAAAATAGTACTTTTAATTAAATTAGCTCGTAGAACAATGAGCAAAATTAAGTTCAATGTTGCTTTCTGTTTAATTGTAAAAATAGCATTGATGATTCTTGGAGTCGCAGGATGCATCAATCTTTGGGAAGCTGTTTTAATAGGAGATATGGGAATTACCCTAATCGTTGTTGGAAATTCCCTTTTACTTGCTAAATGA